A window of the Parabacteroides merdae ATCC 43184 genome harbors these coding sequences:
- a CDS encoding type III pantothenate kinase, with product MSVISSFLFFFAEKFRHVNLIIEQGNTSSKVAVYNKRHMEASFVFKKFDVEVVSSIFKKYPLTKGIFSTVIDKDDELVEYLGSNLRNFVFLDETVSLPIKVQYKTPKTLGKDRLAAAVGANYLQPGKDLLVIDAGTAITYELIDASGSYLGGNISPGMTTRFRALNLFTEKLPLVVEQEYIPLVGTDTETAIQAGVVNGIVCEMDGYIEMLRLKYPNLLVFLTGGHSFYFERRLKNSIFADINLVLTGLNRILEYNVED from the coding sequence ATGTCTGTTATCTCATCATTTTTGTTTTTCTTTGCGGAAAAATTCAGACACGTGAATCTCATTATAGAACAAGGAAACACATCATCGAAAGTGGCTGTATACAATAAGAGGCATATGGAGGCTTCTTTTGTGTTTAAGAAATTCGACGTGGAGGTTGTCTCTTCTATCTTTAAGAAGTACCCGCTGACGAAAGGGATATTCTCGACAGTGATAGATAAAGATGACGAATTGGTTGAATACCTGGGAAGCAATCTTCGGAATTTTGTGTTTTTGGACGAAACGGTATCTCTTCCGATCAAGGTGCAATATAAAACGCCTAAAACGTTGGGTAAAGACCGGCTGGCTGCCGCTGTCGGGGCTAATTACCTGCAACCAGGAAAGGATTTGCTGGTGATTGACGCCGGAACAGCTATTACATATGAACTGATCGATGCTTCCGGTTCTTATTTAGGAGGGAATATTTCACCTGGAATGACAACCCGGTTCAGAGCATTGAACCTGTTTACGGAGAAATTGCCTTTGGTTGTCGAGCAGGAATACATTCCTTTGGTCGGAACGGATACGGAAACAGCCATCCAGGCTGGAGTAGTAAATGGTATAGTGTGCGAGATGGATGGGTATATCGAAATGCTTCGGCTAAAATATCCTAACCTTTTGGTTTTTTTAACAGGCGGTCATTCGTTTTATTTTGAAAGACGACTAAAAAACTCCATCTTTGCAGACATTAATTTAGTGTTGACAGGATTAAACAGAATCTTAGAGTATAATGTTGAAGATTAA